From the Nostoc sp. PCC 7107 genome, the window GGCTCATCAATTAGAATGGGACAAAGCATTATAATTTTTATCTACACAATGTATTACTAAATATAAGTTTAAGCTAGGTGAAATCCACCATCTACTGGCAAAGCTACCCCAGTAATAAATGCAGCTTTAGGAGAGCATAAAAAAGCTACTACTCCACCTATTTCTTCGGGAAAAGCCCAACGCTGCATAGGTGTACTTTCAATCCTTTGTTTTACAGCTTCACTATCTATTCCACCACTATTTACTGTGGCAAAGTTCCAGGCTTCGGTCTTAAAATAACCGGGAATAACGACATTTACTGTAATTCGCCGTGGGCCAAGTGTTTTGGCATAGTATCTGGCTAAAAATTCCACAACTGCTTTAGCTTGGCCTGGCATAACATAGTTCAATTTGGGAGTTTGATTAGTATTACACCCAGGAGAAGATATTGCTACTATATAGCCATTTCCATCTTCCATGTAATTGATAGCTTTTTCTACACATCTAATAAAGCATTTAGGATAAACACTCTGATAGTAATCGTACTTTTCAAAATTAGTCCATTTGCCAGTTCCTAATAGTTGAGTGTGATCATTAGCTGCTGCAATAGCTTGATGAGATTCATGGGATGTTGTTAGCCCAACATACAAGCCTGCATTATGAATAAATGCTGTGAGTTTACCTTGAAAATTATCTTCAACACATTTAAAGATTTTTTCAATAGTCGATGCTTCTGCTACATCGCCTTTAATCAGATAAACTTTTTTTCCATAGGTCGATTCTAGATTACTCTTGGCAATCAATGCTGCCTCTTCATTGGAATTAAAGCCAAGGATAAGGTTATAGCCATCTTTAGCTAACTGCTGTGATATTCCCCAACCAATACCACGAGTACCACCTGTAACTATTGCTAATTTTGATATCATTTTTGCCTACTCAATAGTAACTTTAATTAATAAAAAACGTTACTGAAAAAATTAACATTTGATTCTGGTGTAATCAAATGTTAATTTGTTAATCATCAATTAAGAGATATTCATTCAAGAGAAAAGTGAATATCGTAATAATTTTTTGTAATTAACATTCAGTATGAAGCTAAAAGCGTACAGTGATATGATATCCAAAAAACTGACCTAAGAACGAATACAGGCACGCTCAAACTTAGTTTTTAATTTCTGTGCGGCGAAGGCTAAAACTACTGCTAATCAAGCAGTTGCGACAGCCCAAGAGAAGCCCAAGAGTTATCTGTAAGTATAACTAAAGCCGCGATCGCTCCCCCAATTAATATTTGTCTGACTAAGTTAGTTAATAAATCTAATCGAGAATGATGACACAAGACTCTGCAAATACTTTAAAAGTTGCCCAGCAAGCATTTGAGCATTTTACATCTGGTTTAGCTACGGGAGACTGGCAAGCATTTCTCGATATGCTGACAGAAGACTTCACCTTTTGGTTTCCAATGGGAAAGTTTCACGGGTTAAATGAGGGGAAAAAACGCGCGCAAGAGTTTTTGCAATATGTTTCGGAATCTTTTGGTTCGGGAATTACGTTAACGTCTCTAGACCGTGTTACTAGTAATGAGACAACGGTTGTCTTTGAGTTTCGTGATGAAGGGCTGTTATTAGGACAACCTTATAAAAATCGTGTTGCAGTTTCTTTTGATGTGTGCGACGATAAAATTTGTGGCTATCGAGAATATTTTGGTAGCGATGGTAAGTCTTATTAGTTAATGGTAACTGTTAATTGAGTTCTTTTAACTCTTTGCATTTAGCTTCTGCGGCTTGATAAGCAACTAAATATTCTTTACCACCCAACATCACATCACCATAGTATTCATAAGGTGTTGTGCCGTAAATTGGGAGGGGGTCATCTTCGGGATAATCTTCTTTTGATTCTTCGATGATAGCTTTTAGTTGTTTGGCGGTTAAAGTTTGTGCTGAGAAATACCAAAGTTCTTGGTTATTTTTGCGGATGTGGGGTAAGTTAGGATCAATGATGCGCGTGATAGAGTCTTCCCCAGAGGTATCTTTTAACTCAATCCAACCGTGTTCCACAGGGCGATAGGGTTTACCAGCATAAACTAAAAAACCTTGAACATAAATTGCTCCCTGTGTGGATAATACTGCTTTATAAGCATTATCAAAAATTTTATCTTTTTTACTTTTGATGCGTTTAGCAATTTCCAGCGAAAGGGTTTCATCCAATGCTTTATTCATTTACAGCGGAAATTTAAGTGCGTACTCATACTATTCTACCATTGACATACTCTTGATTTAGTGGACTTATGTATGGGGCGATCGCTCTTATCTATCAAGAAACACTACTCATAAAAAAATCTTACTAAATGTAAATAATTTTACATCTACAGCAGGATGTCTATACTAAATCTCAAAACTTAAGATATATACTGTCTAATCCACATAACCGTTGTGATTCATCAACATTCTGACAGTATCATCAACCAGTCGCTAGCAACAGCCTCAAACAAAGGTTATCAATTTAGCTGGTTTGATTGGTTTTGCCTTTGGTATCCGCCAGGATGGTTAGTTTTGTTTAACCGTCACTGGCAACATTATCACAACGATCCCGATGGTTGGAACTGGTGGGAATATATATTATTTTTGCTACCTTGTGGGTTTTATTTAGCCCTGTTGATGCGATGGTTGCGCTTAGGTTGTCGTTCACCAAGAAAAGAAGTCGGTGAATTTAATCCCAACTATCAACAAGCTTTTCGCCAAGAAATTTTAGCCCCCATCGTTAAATATTATTTTCGGGGAGAACTGCAACAAATTAATAACTTACCGTCAACAGGGCCGATGATTGTCGCTATGAATCATGCAGGGATGTGTTTTCCTTGGGATTTCCTGACTTTGGGTTATTTATTAAGTGAAACACGCCAATGGGTAGTGCAACCATTGGCCAGCGTATCGTTATTTGAACATCCTTGGATAATTTGGTGGCTACCTTCGCAATGGTCGCAGGTTTTAGGTGGAGTGCGGGCAGAGATTGGTGATTTTGAGACGGCGATCGCTCAAGGTAAAATTTTACTATATGCAGCTGAAGGTATCCGCGGGCCGGGTAAAGGTTGGCACAAACGCTATCAATTGCAAAAATTTGATATCAGCTTTATACAATTGAGCGATCGCTATCATATCCCGATTTTGCCAGTACTTTGCATCGGTAGCGAGTTTTTACATCCTTGGGCTATTAATAGTAAAAAATTACAACGCATAATTAAATTACCATTCTTACCCATATCTCCGTTAATGCTGATTTTGCTTTTGTTTCCCTCAATGGGAATTTGGGCGATGAAAACTCGCTTACAATATTTTATCCAGCCTTTAGAACAGCAGATCAATTCGAGTAAAGACCGTGCAATTACTTATCAACAGGCGCAAAATTTTCGAGAGAAACTGCAAACTCAACTCCATCAGAT encodes:
- a CDS encoding SDR family NAD(P)-dependent oxidoreductase; amino-acid sequence: MISKLAIVTGGTRGIGWGISQQLAKDGYNLILGFNSNEEAALIAKSNLESTYGKKVYLIKGDVAEASTIEKIFKCVEDNFQGKLTAFIHNAGLYVGLTTSHESHQAIAAANDHTQLLGTGKWTNFEKYDYYQSVYPKCFIRCVEKAINYMEDGNGYIVAISSPGCNTNQTPKLNYVMPGQAKAVVEFLARYYAKTLGPRRITVNVVIPGYFKTEAWNFATVNSGGIDSEAVKQRIESTPMQRWAFPEEIGGVVAFLCSPKAAFITGVALPVDGGFHLA
- a CDS encoding nuclear transport factor 2 family protein, which encodes MTQDSANTLKVAQQAFEHFTSGLATGDWQAFLDMLTEDFTFWFPMGKFHGLNEGKKRAQEFLQYVSESFGSGITLTSLDRVTSNETTVVFEFRDEGLLLGQPYKNRVAVSFDVCDDKICGYREYFGSDGKSY
- a CDS encoding 1-acyl-sn-glycerol-3-phosphate acyltransferase, which gives rise to MIHQHSDSIINQSLATASNKGYQFSWFDWFCLWYPPGWLVLFNRHWQHYHNDPDGWNWWEYILFLLPCGFYLALLMRWLRLGCRSPRKEVGEFNPNYQQAFRQEILAPIVKYYFRGELQQINNLPSTGPMIVAMNHAGMCFPWDFLTLGYLLSETRQWVVQPLASVSLFEHPWIIWWLPSQWSQVLGGVRAEIGDFETAIAQGKILLYAAEGIRGPGKGWHKRYQLQKFDISFIQLSDRYHIPILPVLCIGSEFLHPWAINSKKLQRIIKLPFLPISPLMLILLLFPSMGIWAMKTRLQYFIQPLEQQINSSKDRAITYQQAQNFREKLQTQLHQILVQR